The Vigna unguiculata cultivar IT97K-499-35 chromosome 6, ASM411807v1, whole genome shotgun sequence genome contains a region encoding:
- the LOC114188334 gene encoding uncharacterized protein LOC114188334: MGTREEEVSWENFKKRFLENYFPDSAKHEREAEFLTLQQGNMTVQAYVNRFEYLARFYTQNITEEWRCRKFERGLRHELLRVLVPLRIQEFPLLVEQAKSVEQLEMGPSRVARPQRNVVEARQQKKPYNRPQTSSQGLKWSSGGWRKCFVCDQPGHFADRCPNKKTVAEPRPQLPSTERPRAAGRVFALTNAEAKRSGNLIQDTCVMMGQNVWVLFDSGASHSFISNACVGRLGLEVHDLGCELVVSTLTSGQVTTSTSCDGCSIEVAGRRFKVNLICLPLEDLDVILGMDWLSNHHVVMDCGRRRLIFPETEGVKLISSQEAMKELREGATCFMMIIRDISVVADFADVFPDEVPGLPPSRDVDFTIDLIPVKNRYPLPRIDDLLDQLRGAGVFSKIDLRSGYHQILVKPEDVQKTAFRSRYGHYEYVVMPFGVTNAPAVFMDYMNRIFRQCLDKFVVVFIDDILIYSRDRSPLTQLTRKDKPFSWTEQCEACFEEMKKRLTTAPVLAIPDTTQAFEVYCDASYQGLGCVLMQEKRAVAYASRQLKIHEKNYPTHDLELAASLRYLFDQKELNMRQRRWMEYLKDYDFELLYHPGKANVVADALSRKRVHMSSLMMKELELIEKLRDMNLGLQLDSDHIRCSMLTVTNTFLEEIREGQVHDAELQRIVGWLGTEKGKEFKMGADGILRFRDRVCVPGNWRMRRRVLDEGHKSRLSIHPGMTKMYKDLKESFWWPGMKTDVADFVAACLVCQKAKIEHQRPGGTLEPLEIPQWKWDGISMDFVTHLPRSVKGHDAIWVIVDRLTKCAHFLPIKLRMSMEKLAELYIREIVRLHGVPASIVSDRDPRFTLRFWQCLQAALGTQLRMSSAYHPQTDGQSERTIQSLEDLLRACVLDHLGGWSEVLPLVEFTYNNSYHSSIGMAPYEALYGRRCRTPLCWYKDGESVTVGPELLQRTTEKVKLIQDRMRATQSRQKSYADKRRRPLEFQVGDHVFLRVTPTTGIGRAIKSRKLTPKFIGPYQINRRIRPVAYEIALPPHLANLHNVFHVSQLRKYIADPSHVLETDDVQFRDDLTLDVRSMRIVDFQVKKLRGKEIRTVKVLWDEATQEATWEMEDLMKESYPYLFHGK, from the exons ATGGGAACTAGGGAGGAGGAAGTGAGCTGGGAGAATTTCAAAAAGAGATTCCTGGAAAATTATTTTCCAGATAGTGCTAAACATGAGAGGGAGGCTGAGTTCTTGACCTTACAGCAGGGCAATATGACTGTACAGGCTTACGTTAACCGATTTGAATATCTGGCGCGGTTTTACACACAGAATATCACAGAGGAATGGCGTTGTCGAAAATTTGAGAGGGGTCTACGACATGAACTGCTCAGGGTTCTGGTGCCACTCAGGATCCAAGAGTTTCCTCTCTTAGTGGAACAAGCGAAAAGTGTGGAACAATTAGAGATGGGGCCTAGTCGAGTAGCCAGACCGCAGAGAAATGTTGTAGAGGCTAGACAACAGAAGAAGCCTTATAATCGACCTCAGACGTCGTCACAAGGGTTGAAGT GGAGTAGTGGAGGATGGCGGAAATGTTTTGTGTGTGATCAACCTGGCCACTTTGCAGACAGGTGTCCTAATAAGAAGACGGTCGCAGAGCCACGACCACAACTGCCTTCTACAGAGAGGCCAAGAGCAGCAGGGAGAGTGTTTGCGCTGACTAACGCCGAGGCAAAACGATCAGGTAATCTTATACAAGATACGTGTGTAATGATGGGTCAGAATGTATGGGTGCTTTTTGATTCGGGAGCTTCACATTCTTTTATTTCCAATGCATGTGTGGGGAGGTTGGGATTAGAGGTTCATGACTTGGGGTGCGAGCTAGTAGTCTCGACACTGACGTCTGGGCAAGTTACAACAAGTACTAGTTGTGATGGATGCTCGATCGAAGTGGCGGGCCGTAGGTTCAAAGTGAACCTAATCTGCTTGCCGTTGGAGGATTTAGATGTGATATTGGGGATGGACTGGCTGTCCAATCACCATGTGGTAATGGATTGTGGACGGCGTAGATTGATATTCCCAGAAACTGAAGGGGtaaaattgatttcatctcaAGAAGCTATGAAAGAATTGAGAGAAGGAGCTACCTGTTTCATGATGATA ATCCGTGACATATCTGTGGTGGCTGATTTTGCGGATGTGTTTCCTGACGAAGTTCCTGGATTACCCCCAagcagggatgtggatttcactaTCGACCTCATCCCTG TTAAGAACAGGTACCCGTTACCACGGATAGATGATCTATTGGATCAGCTGCGAGGGGCTGGGGTGTTCTCAAAGATTGACTTGAGATCTGGgtatcatcagattttggtcAAGCCTGAGGACGTACAAAAGACGGCATTTCGATCTCGTTATGGACATTATGAATATGTCGTGATGCCGTTTGGGGTGACAAATGCTCCAGCGgtattcatggattatatgaatcgGATATTCCGACAGTGTCTGGATAAGTTTGTTGTCGTGTTTATCGATGACATCCTCATTTACTCCAGAGATCG AAGTCCTTTAACGCAACTCACGCGAAAGGACAAACCTTTCTCATGGACGGAACAATGTGAGGCATGTTTTgaagagatgaagaagagaCTAACCACGGCTCCAGTATTGGCTATTCCCGATACTACTCAAGCATTTGAAGTATATTGCGATGCGTCATACCAGGGGTTGGGATGTGTGTTAATGCAAGAGAAAAGGGCAGTAGCGTATGCTTCTCGACAGTTGAAGATCCACGAGAAGAATTATCCCACCCATGATCTGGAACTGGCTGCG AGCTTAAGGTATttatttgatcagaaagaaCTTAATATGAGGCAAAGGAGATGGATGGAGTACCTTAAAGATTACGATTTTGAACTCCTCTACCATCCAGGCAAGGCTAATGTGGTAGCTGATGCCTTGAGCAGGAAACGGGTGCATATGTCGTCACTGATGATGAAAGAATTGGAACTGATAGAGAAATTGCGCGATATGAATTTGGGTTTACAACTGGATTCTGATCATATCCGGTGTAGTATGTTAACAGTTACAAACACCTTCCTTGAGGAGATCCGAGAGGGGCAGGTGCATGATGCTGAATTACAACGGATTGTTGGATGGTTGGGTACAGAGAAAGGAAAGGAATTCAAGATGGGGGCTGATGGCATCTTAAGATTTCGAGATCGGGTTTGTGTGCCAGGGAATTGGAGGATGAGAAGGAGAGTTCTGGATGAGGGACATAAGAGCCGCCTCAGTATCCATCCGGGTATGACGAAAATGTACAAGGATCTTAAGGAGTCATTCTGGTGGCCTGGGATGAAAACCGATGTGGCGGATTTTGTGGCAGCCTGTTTAGTGTGTCAGAAGGCTAAAATTGAGCACCAAAGGCCAGGAGGTACCCTAGAACCACTGGAGATACCCCAGTGGAAGTGGGATGGtatctctatggattttgtgactCACCTACCTCGATCTGTAAAAGGGCATGATGCCATTTGGGTAATAGTTGACAGACTCACCAAGTGTGCGCACTTTTTACCAATCAAACTGAGGATGTCAATGGAGAAACTCGCAGAGTTATACATCCGGGAGATTGTAAGATTACATGGGGTTCCAGCAAGTATAGTGTCAGATCGTGACCCGAGATTCACCTTGCGGTTCTGGCAATGTTTACAGGCAGCATTGGGAACTCAACTGAGAATGAGTTCtgcatatcatcctcaaacgGATGGTCAATCAGAAAGAACGATTCAGTCACTAGAAGATCTGCTTCGGGCATGTGTATTGGATCATTTGGGTGGTTGGAGTGAAGTACTTCCCTTGGTGGAATTTACTTACAATAACAGTTACCACTCAAGCATTGGAATGGCGCCCTACGAGGCATTATATGGGAGGAGATGTAGAACCCCACTATGTTGGTATAAGGATGGAGAGTCAGTGACCGTTGGGCCGGAGTTATTGCAACGGACGACAGAAAAGGTCAAATTGATTCAGGACAGGATGCGTGCGACTCAGAGTAGACAGAAGTCGTATGCAGATAAAAGGAGGAGGCCGCTAGAATTCCAAGTGGGGGATCATGTGTTCCTACGAGTCACCCCAACTACAGGCATTGGGAGAGCAATCAAATCCAGAAAGTTAACACCGAAGTTCATAGGGCCGTATCAGATCAATAGGAGAATCAGGCCAGTAGCCTATGAAATTGCATTGCCACCACATCTAGCCAACTTGCACAATGTATTTCACGTGTCTCAGTTACGTAAATACATTGCAGATCCCAGCCATGTGCTAGAGACAGATGATGTCCAATTCAGGGATGATCTGACATTGGACGTGAGATCGATGAGGATAGTGGATTTTCAGGTCAAGAAGCTGAGAGGGAAGGAGATCCGGACGGTAAAGGTCCTTTGGGATGAGGCAACCCAAGAAGCAACATGGGAAATGGAGGACCTCATGAAGGAATCATATCCTTATTTATTCCATGGTAAGTga